The DNA sequence CATTTTAGGTGCTTGTCTGACAACTTCGATAGGTATAGCCATCGTCCTTGGTTCTCAAGTTCACGGTGTAAGATATTTTGGCGTTTACATTCTTTGTATGGGTATTTACGTTAATGCCGCCTGTAACTGTTTATGGTTAAGTGGTAATACCGGTAATTACTTCAAGAGAGCCACCGCTTTAGGCATTAATCTATTTTTCGGGTCAGGTTCAGGTTTGGTCTCTGGACAAATTTTTGTCGCCAAAGATAAGCCAAGGTATATCAAAGGGCTGTCCATTAGTTTGGCCTTCCAAGTCTTCTCCATATTTATGACAATTGTACAGATTTTCCTATACAAGAGGGAAAACGATAGAAAGAAGGCAATAATCGATCGTTGTAATGAACTGGGAGAACCTATTCCATACGATGAAAGATTAAGCGACAAAAACCCTGAGTTCAAATACATGTATTAGACTCTACTTTCTTCAACccacattttttttgcccCTCGTTATGAGCGTGTTCGCAATTtgtaattttcttttatatacatatgtaCTTATCTTTTAAGCAATTTCATATGACCCTTGGTTTTCCGGCttctgttttgtttttcatcCCAAACATGTTAACCACTGGGAAGGTATACATGCCTATATCTATAtctataaatatatatatatatttatatagtATTATTGTCAAGTTCTTAAAgctccaaagaagaagaggatgtTCCCAAAGAAGAGTCACTGTAGTCATCATCGTCCGATTCATCCTCGTCACCGCTTTCTTCCGAGTCGTCTTCATCCTCGTCACTACTTTCTTCCACTACCTTTATGATTCTCTTTGGTTTACTCTTCCTTTCTGGTATGtcggaaaaaaattcgtcCAGGCTTTGCAAGCGATATTTCTTCCCGTTTTGAGAGGTGAAGGCGTTTACGCTACCTTTACCTGAGATGCTATTGCCATCACCGCCACTGATATCAGTTGAATTTGCATTGGGGTTTGACGCAAATGATCTTGCTGAGTTGTTAGTGATGAAAGATTGAGAGGAAAAGCTctttttgtatttgttaTAGTCCTTCAATTCTACGCCTTCTCTAACATCGTTATCTGTTTCGCCAATATCGGTAATTTCTGTATTCCAAGGAAGCATTCTAAAAAAATCCTTAATTTCTGGAGCATGTGTTTCCAATCTGGCAGAGACGATAAAATCGTCATTCCTTGCCGTAGGTTTAGGCGCTTgcaataacaatgacaCAATCTCATATTTTCCTGAATCAAACAAGGATGAAATCATTCTCGCTCTATCCCTAATATCAAATTCGTCATCATATTTTGCCAAGTAAAGGACCGCATTGTACATTTGAGAAATTCTTGAACTGCTAAAATCATAGTATGAATTATTCTggttattttcttcactaTTAGATTCACCGCTTCCAGCAATTTGCGCTTGCTTGAAACTATCAATGTCATATGATAACAGTTTTGCTGATAACACTAAGATCTGACATCTTGTTTCAGGGCCCtcatctgaaaaattcggAATCAGCTTCCTCAAAACGTCCGGACATATCTTAAATTCAATTGACGCAATTTCACCAAATAACCAAACAATACCTGCACGAGCATTATCAGCCAAACTCCTTTGAACTGTTAACAAATCAGCAAGCTTGAAGATTATGCGTAAATGTTTTGTAGGATTTTTTTGCACCAGCATCCTAATAACATTTACGTATGCATCTAGGACAGAAGCAGACAAGTTGTGGGATTCCATATGATCAATTAGCCACTTCATTACATGAGATTCCCAACTCGTTGACAATTGGCCACATCGAGATAATGACTTGACCGCCATAATGACAACTTTTTCTGGGAGATGAGCGCTGGCTACATAATatttcaattctttgaatatttctttaaCGTTTGATTCGTTTATTAACGTGGATAAAATCTGGATCTTCCAAATGGATGCCACGATAGGATCTTTGGGTAAAATATAGAATTTCTTGGTGTAAGGTAAAAATAGAGTTTGATCTAAGgttgataaaaaatgaattgCTTGTAAAAGCGTTTCCTTGTTGCCTTGATTTGCTGTCGTGATCACTGTTCTGACCAATGCTTCAATGAATTTAGTGTTTTTCATCTGCAATGGTGAAGCTAACTGATATAGGGCATTGCAACACGATAAAATCACTGTAGGGCTGGAACTATAAATTAGACGATTCAAACTctgtaaaaataaatctaAATCAGGATCATTTACCACGTCGTAAAGTGGGTATTCAATCTCATTATATTTATCTGGTAAAGGGCAGCTTCTTGAAGAACCTTCTGATGACTTATCAACCACAGTAGGTTTTGGCAAGAACTGCTTACAATATTTGATCAGCAGTTCAATTAAATATGATTGTGACCATGAGTCTAGCTGCTTAATTATTCTACAATACCTGCGGAAATGTCCATGTAACAGCTCCAAGTAATCGGAGTAACATTCCTTATAAGCCAGGATGGCGCAGGATATCACCTTAGGGTCCGTATCTGCCATTAATTCTTTTAGAATATCCAATAATTCTTCATGGTAGTCACTCTTTCCAGCCCTATATAATTTGATAATGGCCAAGGCAACTTCACCACGAACCATCGCAGACGGATCTGTAACCAATTTCTTGACAGTATGCAAAATTATAGGTGCTAATGACGACATTTTCATGTCAGAGAGAGTACTCAAAGCAAAGCATCTCAGTTCGGGATTCGAATCAGACAATGATTTTTGCAGTGAGTTAATGGATAACAAGGTCAGATTTGGGTCATTTTCAGCAAATCGAAGTAAATATAGGTGAATAAGTCTTTTCACTTTGGTGTCATTAGTTGTAATATTCTTTACAACATCAGCAAAGTATAATTGAACGTCAATAGAGTCATCATCGGAAGCCATTATAGATATGATTCTTTTCATGGCATCTCTAACTTCTCTAGAGTTCCTAGAATTTAACAAAGTGACCAACTGTTGAGGATTAATGTTTTGAGAATAATAAGTGTACGAGGATTCACCCAATTTAGAGGTGGCTACCGCGGCAGCTTCCCTCGTTATCACTTTAGCCGTATCCAGCGCCGATGCAATACGGTGGATTGAATCTACCATTACTGGTTGTCCGCTTTTCGATTGTTTCCTGTCTTTGGCTTCCCGTTGTTTTTTGTTATACAATATACATATGGTTCTCCAAAAGTGATTTGTCTGAATTTGTCAAAATCTTAATGGCTCGGACACGCTTTGATGGTAGTATACCTAAAAAGTTATATACGTCGATATAAGTTATGGATATACGCAGTGCGAAACGGTGTATAGACAGTGCCCtggtatttatattatcCCAGCATACTTCTCTTGCGACCACGCAACCTGACCTCTTGGAATCTTTTGGTAACTTCTTTCAGTTTCTTGGCACCTTTCGCACCTTGTTCATGATAGACCTCTTCGAACCCCTCCATGATCCAAACATTGTACTTTTCAGCATGCTTTGAATGTGTACTTAGGATAGCTCTCTCCAACACGTATAAATCAACACCTTTATCTTCAACCAGATTTGAAACTGAGCCCAGACCAAAATCAATCAGATGAGGCGTCCACCTGGCACCATCTCGCACGAGAACAATGTTAGAGCTCGTCAAATCACCGTGACAGTAGTCATTCCAATGCAGCAGCCCAATTTGGCGCCCCACCTTGCGTAGTGTAGTTGCGACAAGATCACTATATGGATCTTGATCGTGCATCCACAGAAAGTTCTTTAAATTACTAAAACCGTGCCCTCCAGGAAGATCTTCTCCAAGAAACTCTAACCAAATAAACCCATTGTATGGATCACACGCTATTAGTTGAGGGACGCATAGTCCTGGGATTAAGTATAATTTGGCCAACAAACGTGATTCGTTCAACGTACGATGTTTTGTTAGCGCCTGGTCTATTTGTGGGTGTCTATAACGCTTTGGTGGCCTATATTTAATGATGTATTTTTGGTGAGGATCCTTTGCTTTTGGGACATATGGGTGAGTAGTCGTTGAAAAAACAATGGCTTCTGCACCTTGCGAAATAGGTGCAATGTCTACATCAGGCGTCAGATACGAAGATACtttatcaataaattcttgTGTCATAATGGGAGAAGCGTATGACCTTTTCAATTGTCGTGTCTACCACTTATTTGCCTTTGAGTAAGATTATGTTTGTTCTTCAAGTTGGTGATGCGCCGGcgattttttcaaccttGTTTGCTATAGTGGAAAATCAGAATGAATTTGTACTGACgcacatatatatttatataggATGTTTATGTAATTGAGATTATGACACATTCAGGATTGCATAAACTCGAGAATGCGAGCAATAGATGGTATGCTTGTCCAGCGATCCATGTTACGGGAGTAGTTTAATATGGGACCAGTGTGATAACCTTGATGTTCGACCAGCACATTTTTGGAGGTAAAGTAGTTGTGTCCCTCACTAGCTTCACTCATTTTCTTCGCCAAGATCTTGTTCTGAAAGCTCAGCAACTCGTCACTACCGTACGTAATCATTACGGAGCACTTAGTCAGAATATCTTGCCACATttctgtttcaaaatttttttcaatgttaaCAAAAGGATCGCTAGTAAAATCGACGTTTGAGTTGCTCCCTACGAACATTCTCCCAAACATCGAATGACTCTTTAAACATAGACCATCCCATTCCTGTGTTCGTTGCATATATTCCCTTTCTCCTTCGTGGAAGAAAGTGGCATTGGCCCAGGGACTTATGGCTATGACTTTTTTCGGGTAGATAACTCTGTTGCACTTCCTCAAATACAAAACAATGTTCAAAACAGCATTGCCACCAGCAGAATCTCCCATAATCGTCAGGTTTTTGCAGCCCATAGTCTTAACGACGTAATCAAAAATTGCCacattttgtaaaatttgcAGTGGGTACTTTCTCGACTGATCATCGGTAGCCGTAACTGTATAATCTGGTACAAGAATGGCCATCTTAGGAAATGCGTTTCGcatattattcaaaaatgataaCGATGTGGGCGTCAATTTAAGAGCATAACCACCACCATGATAGAACACTAAAACTGGATCTGTTGCGGGATCAAAGCCCTCTGGCATAACATACCGGTAAAACTTCGTGCTAACAGTGTTGGGTGCGTTTAGTCGatgattttggaaaatgttGTTCTCTGGAGATTTCTGATCTTCTATAGGAATGTCGTATTTTACATATGTTGGACTAGAAAACGTGGAAGGATacaaacaaacaaacaaagGATTGAGAACGTATTCACAAATACGTTCATCGAGAATCCAAGAACTTTGccttaaaaaaattctgttGACATGGTCAAGGCAAAATCTACGTTTGCGTTGAAAAATGATTTTCATACAGTCGAACATTATGAACACAGGCACTATTGTAAACAATAAAGCAGCAAATTTCAATCCATGGAACAAATGCAAATGTAAGGCGCTCCATCGAAAGCCCACATCATTTTGAACAGCATTTTCACTCGATACAACGTTAATGATGTCATTTTCCTGAAGCCGATAGTATACAGCTTTTGAGTCAAGATCGGAATTAGTAACCattattctttgaaaacCTTTCCCTTAGCATTTGTGTTGTTCTTATTCCAAGCGATGCAAAACATTTTCGATTTCccgtttctttttttccctcaaTTGTATACAGCTAAAGCATTAATACAGTAAATACACGCATACTAAAACAGAAGTTGTTCATCAGAAAATCATACCATGAGTATTCTAAGCTATACATTACACAATAAATCAACTACAACAAAGGATATAAAAGTGTTGGCGGGagaattatttttatacTTGTTTGTATATCAAAGTAAAATCTATATATTGATTGATACACTATCATGTttaagaaggaaaagagcAAGAGGGAGAGAAAAAGCATGCTTCCAATGAACTTTATACTTGTTGACCACCATATTTGGCTCTCCATTCaccaattttcttttcgtcaATACGTTGGAATAAATATTCTGCCTTATTGATATTATGTCCTTCAAGAATAGCCAAATGGAATCTATCATCAATTCTTAAAGCTGGAGCATTCAAcattttgtttattttttcacctATTTCTGGCATATATGGTGTGATAATAGAGCTAACAGcataaataatattcaaaCCGACTGCGACAACAGCGTCTGACTTTTCTGGAGACTGTGAAAACAGGGTATTGTCCAGCttattttcttgcaaaaaCTGGTTACCACGAGCACTTAACGACATGGCAATTTCTAAACCACGTCTTTCATGTCCAAGttccatttctttgatataacttgataaaatttcatcgaTATCCTTGACTAGGCCATCATAATCGGAAACCTTCTTAGGGTCAAATTTGGCAACAACACCATTGTATTTGGCATTAACAAACTTAATTAATCTGTTAACAAAGTTACCCAAGTTAGCCAACAATTCACTGTTGTTTCTGGCAACAAAGTCGTCCCATGAGAAATGAGAATCACTAGATTCTGGTCTAACGGATGCCAAGTAGTATCTCCAAACACTTGGAGAAATGCCAGAATCTTGAGCATTGTTACCAAAGACACCAATACCCCtacttttggaaaatttacCGTTTTCATATTGTAAATATTCTGTAGTGTTCAAATGGTGCAACATGGTCCAGTTCTCTTCTGTACCCAATTGAGAACCAGGGAAAACAACTGTATGGAAAGGAACATTGTCTTTACCCATGAACTGATATAATGAAACATGTTCTGGATTCTTCCACCATTGTTTCCATTCCTTGGTGTAGTTAGAAGTGATGGAAAGATAACCGATTGTGGCGTCAAACCAAACATACAAGACTTTgtctttatatttttctaaaGGCACTGGTGTACCCCAAACCAAATCTCTTGTAATACAACGAGGCTTCAAACCATCCTTTAACCATGATTGAGtaattgtttttgaattttttgaccAGTTACCTTCTTCAGAAGCCTTTCCAACCCATTCGGAAATCTGACTTTCCAACTTGTCCAACgatagaaaaatatgatcGGAATATTTGGGTTCTGGAGACGCATCATCTAATTTACAGCGTGGGTTGATCAATTCAAATGGATCTAATAAAGTGCCACACTTGTCACATTGGTCACCACGAGCATCATCGTAGTGACATTTTGGGCATTCACCTTCTACATAACGATCAGCCAGATAAGAATTATGCACTGGACAGTACAATTGCTTCATAGATTGTTCTTCTAGGTAACCGTTTGAATTTAGCTTCGTGAAAATATCTTGAGCAATTTCTGTTTGCTGCTTCGTCGTAGTTCTACCAAAATAATCGAATCCAATTTGGAACCACTTGTAAACATCACTGTGAATCTTATGGTATTTGTCACACAGTTGTCTTGGTGTCACACCTTCCTCCAAGGCTTTGGTTTCCGTAGCAGTACCATATTCGTCAGTACCACAAATAAACAAGGCATTATAGTTACGTCCTTTACAGTAACGAGCAAAAATGTCGGCTGAGAGAACACTACCAATAATATTACCCAAGTGTGGAACGTTGTTGACATAAGGTAATGCTGAAGTGATCAAGATGTTCCTTTCGTTTGGCTTGGGCAAGATTTCAGCATCCTTTGGCTTAACCGTTAAGTTGGATTGGATTTTCACTGCACCgatatttttgaaggaagaagaatcGCGCGGAATATGCTTTTGAGCCAACGCTACAGCGTTGTGAACTTTAGATGGTAATTCTGGGAATTTAGATTGGACCAAAGAAGAATCTAATGCATAAACATTAGCAAACAGAATCAAATCTGTAGCAGTTAATGGTTCTTTCAATTCGATCAAGTAGTTTTCAATGGCCTTATTTGTCAAAACCTCTACATGTTGTTGAGGTAATTCTTCATGATATAACAGGTTTTGTAAAGATGCCAATGCAAATTGGTACTTGTCAGAAGTTTGACCTTCAAAATCTTCCATGACGTATCTTAGAATAGCATTAGCATCAAATAAGAAGAACGGTTCCTTTGCATTGCGCAATTCCATGGTTGCGTTATCATTGTCAACTTCAAGCTTTAAATTTTTGCTTGCAAATTCGAGCGCTAGGGCAATCTTCAAATTGTTTGCTAGCTGCAAATGAGCGGGGTGTTTCTTTGatttatcaaaagaaatatggAAAGACATACTTGTTCTAAATTTTCGCTCCTTTTTCACGTTTTATTCCTCCACAAAGGTACATATTTGGAAGCAAATCATCTTCAACATTAGACATCGAAGAATATTTGTCAtagtcattttttttttcgttctCTCTTTCGATAAGTTGCGTACAGCAATTTTTTCCGCCTCCGAAATTATTCGTGCCTCGTGACATTAAGAATAAGTGACTTGACCCGGGCAATGCATAATCGTTTCGGCGGCTAACAAGCATAAGCATAGAAAGCCAACAGATCAACAAAATACACCATTATCATCGAGCTATACATTCTCGACAAAGTGCTTactaaaaaatttctcaaattgACTTATACTATACCGAATCTTTTGACCTCCTTGTTCTTTAAATCCCTTCTCTCCACAGGTTCTTATTCTCGTCTGCAACAACTAGTGCTTCAGAGTTACTGTTATCAaaatctttcttcaatttgtACGACAATCTCCGCTGTAGCTAAAAGGTTATTCATAATTCGTTTTCATCTCTAGGACATTTTATAATTGTATTTAATTCCTATCAACAGAACTAACCCAGAAGGTTTCAggatattatttttccgTCTTCcttttattgaaaaaaaattgatatcTAAAACACCGGGTAATGTCaggattttatttttatcgGCACGGCTGCATAGCGAAGGGTCCATTGGcaaaagtaaaaagaaatcgCAGAAAGTATAGTGAGGGGATTGAAAGTTTAAGAAGAGGTGAAACAATATCTACCAGGCCCAAGATATTcaatttataaaaaaattgctaCAAAAATGGGTGCTATGACGGGTGCTACAAGCTGGTTCGACGATTGGAACGCTGAGGCTCTTTATAAAGACGACGTCACTGGCTGTGATGACTGTTCCGAAACTTCGCCAATTCCTAAGTCGGGTATTATCTGTGGACCTATATTAAGACTCATTAACATGGAttttaaggaaaaaacGTACGAAGGATCTGTTATGATGGTAGTCAAAGGTGAGGAAAACTTTCCGAAAATTGCTTACCAGCAAGGACCTTCATTGCCCTCTGACAATGAGGACATTGAAATTAGCGAGGCATCCTTCGATGGTAAACTTTTCCATAAGGAcaatttaaaaaatgatgatatATGGTTTTATAGGTATGAGATTAAGTTGCCGATGTTCAACTATGAGCAAATGGTTAAATATTCCGTTGACGGTAGAACAGAACCACATTACAGGTTCTTCGTGCCCTCTTTCACTCAAAACTCGAACGTTATTTCCTATTCATGCAATGGATTTTCACTGAGCGTAGATACATCCAAGTTCAAGGGTTCCTTGTGGTATGATGTCCTTAAGAAGCATCAATACGTCCATTATCATGCTATTCTCGGCGGCGGTGACCAAATTTATTCTGATAACATCAAACTGCATGCGCCCAATTTTAAAGCTTGGTTGGACACAAAGGATCCTATCAAGAAGTATAACACTCACACCACTgaggaaacaaaagagCAGGTCAGGCAGTTTTATTTAGAACACTATTTAAACTGGTATGGTTATGGTCACTGGTATGGTTCCACCCCAAAATCTAAGACTACTCAAAAATGCTTTGTCAAATCATTAGCTTGTATTCCAGCCATTAATGTCTGGGACGACCACGATATTATTGATGGGTACGGCTCATACAACGATTCCTTCATGAAgactgaaaattttttgacgGTGGGAAGAATGGCTTATAGATACTATATGCTCTTCCAGCATCATGTCAGTGCTTCTAAGCAAGATGGTGATGACTTTGCGTATTTAAAGAGCAAACAATGGATCCTAGGTAATGAAAAAGGGAGTCCTTACATCGGTGAAAGGTCTCATTCTGTATTCTCTTGGCTCGGCCCGAAAATGGCCATGTTAGGCTTGGATTGTAGAACTGAGAGGAAATTACGTGAGATCTTCTCAGAAAGAAGTTATTCCTTGATTTGGGAGCGTCTCGAAAACGAAGtaaaagttttgaaagGCGGCCACTTACTGCTGATGCTAGGTATCCCCATCGCATATCCAAGGTTGGTGTGGTTAGAATGGCTTTTTACCTCAAAGCTGTTGGCTCCAATTAAATATCTATCCAAAAAGGGGATAGTTGCCAATGGCTTCGTTAACGAATTTAATGGAGATGTAGAACTGCTAGATGACTTAAATGATCATTGGTGTGCGAGACatcataaaaaagaaagaaactaCTTAGTAATGAAATTGCAAGACATAGGTGCTAAATATGGTGTTAGAATAACAATCTTATCAGGCGATGTACATTTAGCATCCGTCGGGAGATTCAGGGCAAAACGTCATAGACATCATCTCATCATGTCCGAggagaaggaaaaggaaaatgcCAAGATTATTGAAGAACCAACAAAAGATGTGAGGCTGATGTTTAATATCATTGCTAGCGCCATAGTAAATACCCCACCACCAGATGCAATGGCCACCTTGTTGCAAAAAAGATGTCGCTTGCATCATTTCGATGCGGAAACAGATGAAGATGCTGTACCAATTTTTACCAAGGAAGTGGACGGAATTCATAAACGTAAAGAATCGTGTTTCATgaacaaaagaaactgGTCAGATATTATACCTGTAGAAAATCTGTTGAATAATCCCCAATTGAGTAAAGAATTGGGCGTAAAGGTTGGCGATATAGTCGTTCCTGGCATTATCAcagaagaacaaaagtTAAAGACCTTGGAAAATTGTGACCAAACGAACTCTTATCCAGTAACTTCTGGTGGCTTGTTTACCACCATTCACGTGGAAAGAGATGCGAATCAAGCAAATTCGCAAACTGTGAGCTACGGTCTGCCCATTCCAGAATTGGAAGTCACTCGCGAAAGGTTG is a window from the Saccharomyces paradoxus chromosome VII, complete sequence genome containing:
- the APL6 gene encoding AP-3 complex subunit beta (Beta3-like subunit of the AP-3 complex~similar to YGR261C); the encoded protein is MVDSIHRIASALDTAKVITREAAAVATSKLGESSYTYYSQNINPQQLVTLLNSRNSREVRDAMKRIISIMASDDDSIDVQLYFADVVKNITTNDTKVKRLIHLYLLRFAENDPNLTLLSINSLQKSLSDSNPELRCFALSTLSDMKMSSLAPIILHTVKKLVTDPSAMVRGEVALAIIKLYRAGKSDYHEELLDILKELMADTDPKVISCAILAYKECYSDYLELLHGHFRRYCRIIKQLDSWSQSYLIELLIKYCKQFLPKPTVVDKSSEGSSRSCPLPDKYNEIEYPLYDVVNDPDLDLFLQSLNRLIYSSSPTVILSCCNALYQLASPLQMKNTKFIEALVRTVITTANQGNKETLLQAIHFLSTLDQTLFLPYTKKFYILPKDPIVASIWKIQILSTLINESNVKEIFKELKYYVASAHLPEKVVIMAVKSLSRCGQLSTSWESHVMKWLIDHMESHNLSASVLDAYVNVIRMLVQKNPTKHLRIIFKLADLLTVQRSLADNARAGIVWLFGEIASIEFKICPDVLRKLIPNFSDEGPETRCQILVLSAKLLSYDIDSFKQAQIAGSGESNSEENNQNNSYYDFSSSRISQMYNAVLYLAKYDDEFDIRDRARMISSLFDSGKYEIVSLLLQAPKPTARNDDFIVSARLETHAPEIKDFFRMLPWNTEITDIGETDNDVREGVELKDYNKYKKSFSSQSFITNNSARSFASNPNANSTDISGGDGNSISGKGSVNAFTSQNGKKYRLQSLDEFFSDIPERKSKPKRIIKVVEESSDEDEDDSEESGDEDESDDDDYSDSSLGTSSSSLEL
- the BUD32 gene encoding serine/threonine protein kinase BUD32 (Protein kinase~similar to YGR262C) — its product is MTQEFIDKVSSYLTPDVDIAPISQGAEAIVFSTTTHPYVPKAKDPHQKYIIKYRPPKRYRHPQIDQALTKHRTLNESRLLAKLYLIPGLCVPQLIACDPYNGFIWLEFLGEDLPGGHGFSNLKNFLWMHDQDPYSDLVATTLRKVGRQIGLLHWNDYCHGDLTSSNIVLVRDGARWTPHLIDFGLGSVSNLVEDKGVDLYVLERAILSTHSKHAEKYNVWIMEGFEEVYHEQGAKGAKKLKEVTKRFQEVRLRGRKRSMLG
- the SAY1 gene encoding steryl deacetylase (Sterol deacetylase~similar to YGR263C), with the translated sequence MVTNSDLDSKAVYYRLQENDIINVVSSENAVQNDVGFRWSALHLHLFHGLKFAALLFTIVPVFIMFDCMKIIFQRKRRFCLDHVNRIFLRQSSWILDERICEYVLNPLFVCLYPSTFSSPTYVKYDIPIEDQKSPENNIFQNHRLNAPNTVSTKFYRYVMPEGFDPATDPVLVFYHGGGYALKLTPTSLSFLNNMRNAFPKMAILVPDYTVTATDDQSRKYPLQILQNVAIFDYVVKTMGCKNLTIMGDSAGGNAVLNIVLYLRKCNRVIYPKKVIAISPWANATFFHEGEREYMQRTQEWDGLCLKSHSMFGRMFVGSNSNVDFTSDPFVNIEKNFETEMWQDILTKCSVMITYGSDELLSFQNKILAKKMSEASEGHNYFTSKNVLVEHQGYHTGPILNYSRNMDRWTSIPSIARILEFMQS
- the MES1 gene encoding methionine--tRNA ligase MES1 (Methionyl-tRNA synthetase~similar to YGR264C); this encodes MSFHISFDKSKKHPAHLQLANNLKIALALEFASKNLKLEVDNDNATMELRNAKEPFFLFDANAILRYVMEDFEGQTSDKYQFALASLQNLLYHEELPQQHVEVLTNKAIENYLIELKEPLTATDLILFANVYALDSSLVQSKFPELPSKVHNAVALAQKHIPRDSSSFKNIGAVKIQSNLTVKPKDAEILPKPNERNILITSALPYVNNVPHLGNIIGSVLSADIFARYCKGRNYNALFICGTDEYGTATETKALEEGVTPRQLCDKYHKIHSDVYKWFQIGFDYFGRTTTKQQTEIAQDIFTKLNSNGYLEEQSMKQLYCPVHNSYLADRYVEGECPKCHYDDARGDQCDKCGTLLDPFELINPRCKLDDASPEPKYSDHIFLSLDKLESQISEWVGKASEEGNWSKNSKTITQSWLKDGLKPRCITRDLVWGTPVPLEKYKDKVLYVWFDATIGYLSITSNYTKEWKQWWKNPEHVSLYQFMGKDNVPFHTVVFPGSQLGTEENWTMLHHLNTTEYLQYENGKFSKSRGIGVFGNNAQDSGISPSVWRYYLASVRPESSDSHFSWDDFVARNNSELLANLGNFVNRLIKFVNAKYNGVVAKFDPKKVSDYDGLVKDIDEILSSYIKEMELGHERRGLEIAMSLSARGNQFLQENKLDNTLFSQSPEKSDAVVAVGLNIIYAVSSIITPYMPEIGEKINKMLNAPALRIDDRFHLAILEGHNINKAEYLFQRIDEKKIGEWRAKYGGQQV
- a CDS encoding uncharacterized protein (similar to YGR266W) encodes the protein MGAMTGATSWFDDWNAEALYKDDVTGCDDCSETSPIPKSGIICGPILRLINMDFKEKTYEGSVMMVVKGEENFPKIAYQQGPSLPSDNEDIEISEASFDGKLFHKDNLKNDDIWFYRYEIKLPMFNYEQMVKYSVDGRTEPHYRFFVPSFTQNSNVISYSCNGFSLSVDTSKFKGSLWYDVLKKHQYVHYHAILGGGDQIYSDNIKLHAPNFKAWLDTKDPIKKYNTHTTEETKEQVRQFYLEHYLNWYGYGHWYGSTPKSKTTQKCFVKSLACIPAINVWDDHDIIDGYGSYNDSFMKTENFLTVGRMAYRYYMLFQHHVSASKQDGDDFAYLKSKQWILGNEKGSPYIGERSHSVFSWLGPKMAMLGLDCRTERKLREIFSERSYSLIWERLENEVKVLKGGHLLLMLGIPIAYPRLVWLEWLFTSKLLAPIKYLSKKGIVANGFVNEFNGDVELLDDLNDHWCARHHKKERNYLVMKLQDIGAKYGVRITILSGDVHLASVGRFRAKRHRHHLIMSEEKEKENAKIIEEPTKDVRLMFNIIASAIVNTPPPDAMATLLQKRCRLHHFDAETDEDAVPIFTKEVDGIHKRKESCFMNKRNWSDIIPVENLLNNPQLSKELGVKVGDIVVPGIITEEQKLKTLENCDQTNSYPVTSGGLFTTIHVERDANQANSQTVSYGLPIPELEVTRERLSHTGIKHLNIT